A part of Winslowiella toletana genomic DNA contains:
- a CDS encoding SmdB family multidrug efflux ABC transporter permease/ATP-binding protein — MTSLAQLWPTIKRLLAYGKPWRKSLAIAVALLWVAAAAEVLGPVLVSYFIDNMVAKHQMPLGIVAGLVVGYILLQALAATLHYIQALLFNQAAVGVVQRLRSDVMDAALRQPLSAFDTQPVGQIISRVTNDTEVVRDLYVTVVATVLRSAALIGAMLVAMFSLDWRMALVAITIFPAVITVMLIYQRYSTPIVRRVRSYLADINNGFNEVINGMSVIQQFRQQARFGERMGEASRSHYLARMQTLRLDGFLLRPLLSLFSAMILCGLMLLFGFSSAGSIEVGVLYAFINYLGRLNEPLIELTTQQSMLQQAVVAGERIFELMDAPRQQYGDDKRPLASGSIEVRNLSFAYRDDRNVLSNINLQVPSRHFVALVGHTGSGKSTLANLLMGYYPLKQGEINLDGRPLSSLSHQVLRQGVAMVQQDPVVLADSFFANVTLGRDISEQQVWQALETVQLAELAAGLAEGIHTRLGEQGNNLSVGQKQLLAMARVLVASPQILILDEATANIDSGTEQAIQRALRAIRQQTTLVVIAHRLSTITEADSILVLHRGQAVEQGNHRELLAEQGRYWQMYQLQLAGDELTSGMAAEA, encoded by the coding sequence ATGACTAGCCTGGCGCAGCTGTGGCCAACTATTAAACGCCTGCTGGCTTACGGCAAACCGTGGCGTAAATCACTCGCTATCGCGGTGGCGCTGCTGTGGGTTGCGGCGGCGGCAGAAGTGCTGGGGCCGGTTCTGGTGAGCTATTTTATCGATAATATGGTGGCGAAGCATCAGATGCCGCTGGGGATCGTGGCCGGTCTGGTGGTGGGATATATTCTGCTGCAGGCGCTGGCGGCAACGCTGCACTATATCCAGGCGCTGCTGTTTAATCAGGCGGCGGTAGGCGTGGTGCAGCGCCTGCGCAGCGATGTGATGGATGCGGCGCTGCGTCAGCCGCTGAGTGCGTTTGATACCCAGCCGGTAGGGCAGATTATCTCGCGGGTGACCAACGATACCGAAGTGGTGCGCGATCTTTATGTGACGGTAGTGGCGACGGTATTGCGCAGCGCCGCCCTGATTGGCGCGATGCTGGTGGCGATGTTCAGCCTTGACTGGCGGATGGCGCTGGTGGCGATCACCATTTTCCCGGCGGTGATCACGGTGATGCTGATCTATCAGCGTTACAGCACGCCGATTGTGCGTCGGGTGCGCAGCTATCTGGCGGATATCAATAACGGCTTTAACGAAGTGATTAACGGCATGAGCGTGATCCAGCAGTTCCGCCAGCAGGCACGCTTTGGCGAGCGAATGGGAGAGGCCAGCCGCTCCCACTATCTGGCGCGGATGCAGACGCTGCGGCTGGATGGCTTTCTGCTGCGTCCGCTGCTCAGCCTGTTCTCGGCAATGATCCTGTGTGGACTGATGTTGTTGTTTGGTTTCTCTTCGGCTGGCAGCATTGAAGTCGGCGTGCTGTATGCCTTTATCAACTATCTTGGTCGCCTGAATGAACCGCTGATTGAACTTACTACCCAGCAGTCGATGTTACAGCAGGCAGTGGTGGCCGGTGAGCGTATTTTCGAACTGATGGACGCCCCACGTCAGCAATATGGCGACGATAAGCGGCCACTGGCCAGCGGTAGCATTGAGGTGCGTAACCTTAGCTTCGCCTATCGTGATGACCGTAATGTCCTGAGCAATATTAATCTGCAGGTGCCATCGCGTCATTTTGTGGCGCTGGTGGGGCATACTGGCAGTGGCAAAAGTACGCTGGCGAACTTGCTAATGGGTTACTACCCGCTAAAGCAGGGGGAAATTAATCTCGATGGTCGTCCACTCAGCAGCCTCAGTCATCAGGTACTGCGTCAGGGGGTGGCGATGGTGCAGCAGGATCCGGTGGTACTGGCCGACAGCTTCTTCGCCAATGTCACGCTTGGGCGCGATATCAGTGAACAGCAGGTGTGGCAGGCGCTGGAGACGGTACAGCTGGCGGAACTGGCGGCTGGCCTTGCCGAGGGCATCCATACCCGCCTGGGTGAGCAGGGCAACAATCTGTCGGTAGGGCAGAAGCAGCTGCTGGCGATGGCGCGCGTGCTGGTGGCGTCGCCACAAATCCTGATCCTTGATGAAGCCACCGCCAATATCGATTCCGGCACTGAACAGGCGATTCAGCGCGCCCTGCGCGCCATTCGTCAGCAAACCACGCTGGTGGTGATTGCCCATCGACTGTCGACTATTACCGAAGCAGACAGCATTCTGGTGCTGCATCGCGGCCAGGCTGTTGAGCAGGGTAACCATCGTGAACTGCTGGCCGAACAGGGGCGCTACTGGCAGATGTATCAGTTACAGCTGGCGGGCGATGAACTCACGTCGGGCATGGCGGCCGAGGCATAA